In Streptomyces sp. 71268, the DNA window CCCCGCAACGGAGCCCCGCTGCCGGCTCGTCTTCGGCCGAACCCCACCGTGGTGGCCGCGGGGCCCGTCCCGTACGCTGACGCGCGGTGGCGACGGCAGGCGTGTGGTGGAGTCGACGGGGGCGGGGACATGAACAAGACGGCACTGCGGAGCACGGTCACCATCGCGGCACTGGCGGCCCTGGTCGCCGGCGCGGCCCCGGCCGGAGCCGGTGAGCGCGCCGGCGCGGACACCGCGTACTCGGCGACGACCTCGGTCGGCGTGCACAACGCGTACGAGAAGGGCGCCTTCCCCTACTTCGCGGACGCCCTCGACTCCGGGGCCGGGCTGCTCGAACTCGACGTGTGGACCAACACGTTCGGGCCCGGGTGGCGGGTGTCGCACAGCAACCCGCTTGGCAACGACAACAACTGCGCGGGCGCGGCCTCCCCGGCCGAACTGCGCGGCGGCAAGCGGGACCAGAGCCTGCCGGGGTGCCTGGCCGACATGCGGACCTGGCACGACGCACACCCCGGCCACCGTCCGCTGCTCATCAAGATCGAGCTGAAGGACGGGTTCAACGACAAGCGCGGCCGGGGCCCCGACGAGCTCGACGCGCTACTGGGCGAGACCCTGGGCGACGCCCTGTTCCGGCCGGGCGACCTGGCCGCAGGCCACGCCACCCTGGACGAGGCGGTCCGGGCCAGGGGCTGGCCCACGCGCGGCGCGCTGGCGGGCAAGTTCATCGTGGAGCTGATCCCCGGCACCGTCGAGGAGAACAACCCGCTGGACACGCTGTGGACCGACCGCGAGTACGCCACCCACCTGCGGGACCTGGCCGCCCGTGGCGAACTCGGCCGCGCCGCCGCCTTCCCCGCCGTGCACGGTGCGGCGGCTGGCGACCCGCGCGAGCGCTATCGCGACCCGGCGATCCGGCCGTGGTTCGTGCTCTTCGACGGCGACGCGACCAGCTACGCGGGCGATGCCATCGACACCGCGTGGTACGACCGGCGCCACTACCTGCTGGTCATGACGGACGCCCACCGCGTGCCGCCGGCCATCGACGGCACCCGCCCCACCGAGGAGCAGGCCCGCACCCGGGTCGGCGAGTTGGCCGCCCGACACGCGAGCTTCGCCACCGCCGACTGGTACCCGCTGCCGAGCGTCCTTGCCACGGTGGTCCCGCGCGGCTGACCCCGCGCCACGGCCGGCGGACGGCCACCGGCCCGCCCCGGGGCCGTCCCGCCGCGCGGCGGCTCGGCTACGCGCCCGGCTCCTCCAGGCGGAAGCCCACCTTGAGGCCGACCTGGTAGTGCTCGACCTTGCCGTCCTCGATCTGCCCGCGTACCTCCTTGACCTCGAACCAGTCAAGGTTGCGTACGGTCTGCGCGGCGCGGCTGATGCCGTTGCGGATCGCGGCGTCCACGCCCTCGTGCGACGTGCCGACGATCTCGGTCACCCGGTAGGTGTGGTTGGACATATCTGAAACTCCCCGGTCACTGGGGTGCTGCTCGGTCCCCACCACCGTGCCCCACCCGGGCGCCCGGCGCGAGCCGGGACCCGCGTCCGGCACCACCCCGGCGCCGCACGCGCCGGACACCGCACGCCCGGGCCCGCTCCCCGCGCGCCCCGCGACCCGTCGGCGCCGGGTCGGTGGCCCGGTCAGGGAACGACGGTCACCGGCCACCGCCCGGCCTTGACCAGCCGAATCGCCACCGAGCCCACGATCCGGTGCCCGGCCTGCTCCGAGGCGCCCACCACCACCGCGTCGGCCTTGAGCTGGTCCGCCACGGAGACCAGGCCGCTGTACGGGTCGCCGACGTGCGTGTGGAACTCCCAGCGCACCTCGAAGACACCCCGCAGCCGCTCGGTGGCCTCCCGCATCTCCGCGATCAGCTCCTCCGCGACCTCGCCCGTGGTGTCCGCCACCGGCGCCCCGAAGGCGGCGCTCGCCGGCAGCACGGGCTGCACGTACACGACGGCGAGCAGCGCGTTCTGCCGCCTGGCCAGCCCTGCCGCGTACGCCACCGCGCGCCACGAGGACTGCGAGCCGTCGAGGCCGGTCACGATGACCTTCGGGCCGTCCGTACCGCGTTCGAATTGTCCGGGAGTCTTGTCCACCACGGGTGTGAGGTTAACGGTCGGTACGTCGCCCCCGGTGGCCGGCCGGCGCGTGCGGCTCAGCCACGGGCCCGACCAGGCCCGCGACCGCGCCCCGCACCGCGCCGACCACCCGACAGGGCCGGCTGTCGCCGCCCGACGGCCTCGCACGCGCGTGCCCGCCGGGGCGCCCGGGCGCGCGAGGGTGGACAGGCGGCGCGCGAGCGCGGCGGGGGCTGCCCCCGGGCGCCCGGGGGCAGGAACAAGTGAGACAGATCGGCAGGTGCCGCTCTCGTTCTCGATTTTGAGTTGCCTCGGCGCGCCGATCCTTGTCAGCGTTGCCTTACGGGCGTGCCGCTGCCATCGCGGCACCCGACGAGAGGTGGCCGCATGGACACCGCACCACTGGCCCACTCCCTGACACCCCTGGTGGGCCTCGTCGGCCCCGACGTCCCGTACGCCACCACGGTGGCCGCCTGGCCGGCCCTGGCCGGTGGCCTGGAGCAGGAGCTGACGCACGGCGCGGCCTGGGCCTACGCGCTGCTGGTCATCACCACCCTGCCGCCGCTGGTACCCAACTCGGCCCTGCTGGTCACCAGCGGGGTGCTCGCCGCGCGCGGCAGCCTCGACATCGCGCTGGTGCTCTGCGTCGTCGCCGGCAGCGCCCTGCTGGGCGACGGGCTGCTGCACTGGTTCGGCGGCCGGTTCAGGGACCGGGTCAGCCACTGGGCCGCCCGCACACCCCGGCGCAAGGCGCTCCTCGGATGGTCGGCCAGCCAGATACAGCGGCACGGGGTGCCGTTCGTCATCGCCGTGCGCTTCCTGCCAAGCGGCCGGCTGGTGGGTGCGCTCGGCGCCGGCGCCATCGGCTACCCGCTGTACCGCTACCTGATCGGCGCCGGAATCGCCGAGTCCATCTGGGCGCTCTACTCGGTCGGCCTGGGCTACCTGGGCAGCGCGGCGGCCCGCGGTGAACTCCAGGCCATCGCCATCGGCTGCGGGATCTCCCTCCTGGTGGCCCTCAGCAGCGCCCTCATCCAACTCCGGGCCCGACACAGCGCCGGCCCCGGCGGCTCGTCCGGGCCCGACGGCGACCCCGGTGAACAGGGCTCACCTCCGCGCCGACCGTGACCGCCATCGCTCGCCGCTAACTCCCGCACTATGCGATCCTCTTGGGGAACGGCCTGCTGAACGGCCCCGCTAGAGCACGGTGTGGCGAGAACGGGAGAAACGAATGCGCGGCACGTCCGTCGAAGACGGCGTAGACATACAGCACGCGGCCGAGGTCACCGGCCGACCCCACCCCAGGGTGCGGGCCGCCGCGACCACGGTGTCGCCCCGATGAGCGGCGGCGCGCACCGAGGCGACCTCCTCGCCATCAGCGACCTGCACGTCAGCTACGAGGACAACCGCGCCATCAGCGAGAAGCTGCGCCCCGGCTCGGACGGGGACTGGCTCATCGTCG includes these proteins:
- a CDS encoding dodecin — translated: MSNHTYRVTEIVGTSHEGVDAAIRNGISRAAQTVRNLDWFEVKEVRGQIEDGKVEHYQVGLKVGFRLEEPGA
- a CDS encoding VTT domain-containing protein, with amino-acid sequence MDTAPLAHSLTPLVGLVGPDVPYATTVAAWPALAGGLEQELTHGAAWAYALLVITTLPPLVPNSALLVTSGVLAARGSLDIALVLCVVAGSALLGDGLLHWFGGRFRDRVSHWAARTPRRKALLGWSASQIQRHGVPFVIAVRFLPSGRLVGALGAGAIGYPLYRYLIGAGIAESIWALYSVGLGYLGSAAARGELQAIAIGCGISLLVALSSALIQLRARHSAGPGGSSGPDGDPGEQGSPPRRP
- a CDS encoding phosphatidylinositol-specific phospholipase C domain-containing protein; protein product: MNKTALRSTVTIAALAALVAGAAPAGAGERAGADTAYSATTSVGVHNAYEKGAFPYFADALDSGAGLLELDVWTNTFGPGWRVSHSNPLGNDNNCAGAASPAELRGGKRDQSLPGCLADMRTWHDAHPGHRPLLIKIELKDGFNDKRGRGPDELDALLGETLGDALFRPGDLAAGHATLDEAVRARGWPTRGALAGKFIVELIPGTVEENNPLDTLWTDREYATHLRDLAARGELGRAAAFPAVHGAAAGDPRERYRDPAIRPWFVLFDGDATSYAGDAIDTAWYDRRHYLLVMTDAHRVPPAIDGTRPTEEQARTRVGELAARHASFATADWYPLPSVLATVVPRG
- a CDS encoding universal stress protein produces the protein MVDKTPGQFERGTDGPKVIVTGLDGSQSSWRAVAYAAGLARRQNALLAVVYVQPVLPASAAFGAPVADTTGEVAEELIAEMREATERLRGVFEVRWEFHTHVGDPYSGLVSVADQLKADAVVVGASEQAGHRIVGSVAIRLVKAGRWPVTVVP